From Acidobacteriota bacterium, the proteins below share one genomic window:
- the nuoK gene encoding NADH-quinone oxidoreductase subunit NuoK, which produces MVSLEHYLVLSAILFATGTIGVFLRRNVITMLLSIEVMLNAVNLAFIAFGRTIGSADGQVIMFFVVTVAAAEAAVGLALVIALFRHRETLNPDMFTSLKW; this is translated from the coding sequence ATGGTGTCACTCGAACACTACCTGGTGCTGTCGGCCATCCTGTTTGCCACCGGCACGATCGGCGTGTTCCTGCGCCGCAACGTGATCACGATGCTGCTGTCGATCGAGGTGATGCTGAACGCCGTCAACCTGGCCTTCATCGCGTTTGGCCGCACCATTGGCTCGGCCGACGGCCAGGTCATCATGTTTTTCGTCGTCACGGTCGCGGCCGCCGAGGCCGCCGTCGGACTCGCGCTGGTCATTGCGCTCTTCCGGCACCGTGAAACGCTCAATCCGGACATGTTCACCAGCTTGAAGTGGTGA
- the nuoL gene encoding NADH-quinone oxidoreductase subunit L: MLRFIPLLPFLGFLINLALGRRLSKAIAGAVACLAMFGAFLVSAWSVWTLVQMAPDSRGIVDQVAPWVESGALSIPFTLRLDPLGAVMVLVVTGIGFLIHLYSTAYMHEERDSEYARYFSYLNLFAAFMLVLVLGANFPVMFVGWEGVGLCSYLLIGFWFSKKSASDAGKKAFIVNRVGDFGFLLGMFMVWVQFGTLDFQAVAHKAGQLPPEAVFGTLSIATLLLFVGATGKSAQIPLYVWLPDAMEGPTPVSAFIHAATMVTAGVYMIGRNAVLFSHAPDTLAIVAGIGVATALMAGTIGLVQNDIKRVLAYSTVSQLGLMFVAMGVGAFAAGIFHLYTHAFFKALLFLGSGAVIHALAGEQDIRKMGGLRRELPVTYWTFLIGALAIAGVPPLSGFFSKDEILWKAFSGGHKTVWAVAVIASLLTATYMFRLVFLTFHGSRATGMGSHDPAVAMGAVSAKAGGHGSHLHDAPPAMAIALVLLAVGSVVAGYIGSSNRIEAFLEPSFAVPGIEAGAPHVAGAAGHAEAAPVHAAVGSAEASEVRGGEGGKAGEGGKTVETGNAAEEQRTELTLMAFSSGIAAAGIGLAAFFFLRRRDVTDRIAARFAGLHRLLLNKYYIDEAYDAVIVQPIYRVSERGLWKIVDAGLIDGAVNMAGESVSGWSDVLRRLQTGSIRAYALSIFVGVVVILGYYVWR; this comes from the coding sequence GTGCTGCGCTTTATTCCGTTGCTACCGTTCCTCGGGTTCCTGATCAACCTCGCGCTGGGCCGCCGGCTCTCGAAGGCGATCGCCGGCGCGGTCGCGTGCCTCGCGATGTTCGGAGCGTTCCTCGTGTCGGCGTGGTCGGTCTGGACGCTGGTCCAGATGGCACCCGATTCGCGCGGCATCGTGGATCAAGTGGCGCCGTGGGTCGAATCCGGGGCTCTTTCGATTCCGTTCACGCTGCGTCTGGATCCGTTGGGCGCCGTCATGGTACTGGTGGTGACGGGCATCGGCTTCCTGATTCACCTCTATTCGACAGCCTATATGCACGAGGAGCGCGACAGCGAGTACGCGCGCTACTTCTCCTACCTCAACCTGTTTGCCGCGTTCATGCTGGTGCTCGTGCTCGGCGCCAACTTCCCGGTGATGTTCGTCGGCTGGGAAGGCGTGGGTCTCTGCTCGTACCTGCTGATTGGCTTCTGGTTCTCGAAGAAATCGGCCTCCGACGCGGGCAAGAAGGCGTTCATCGTCAACCGGGTGGGTGATTTTGGATTCCTGCTCGGCATGTTCATGGTCTGGGTGCAGTTCGGCACGCTCGACTTCCAGGCCGTGGCGCACAAGGCGGGGCAGCTGCCACCCGAGGCGGTCTTCGGCACGCTGTCGATCGCCACGCTGCTGCTCTTTGTCGGTGCCACCGGCAAGTCGGCGCAGATTCCCCTCTATGTCTGGTTGCCCGACGCGATGGAAGGTCCGACGCCGGTCTCCGCGTTCATCCACGCGGCGACGATGGTGACGGCGGGCGTGTACATGATCGGGCGCAACGCCGTGCTGTTCAGCCATGCACCAGACACGCTGGCGATCGTCGCCGGCATCGGTGTGGCGACGGCCCTGATGGCAGGCACGATCGGTCTGGTGCAGAACGACATCAAGCGGGTGCTGGCGTACTCGACCGTGTCCCAGCTGGGCCTCATGTTCGTGGCCATGGGGGTCGGGGCGTTTGCGGCCGGCATCTTCCATCTCTACACGCACGCATTCTTCAAGGCGCTGTTGTTCCTGGGATCGGGCGCGGTGATTCACGCGCTTGCCGGCGAGCAAGACATTCGGAAGATGGGCGGCCTGCGCCGGGAACTGCCCGTGACCTACTGGACGTTCCTGATTGGAGCGTTGGCGATTGCCGGGGTGCCCCCGCTATCTGGGTTCTTCAGCAAGGACGAGATCCTCTGGAAGGCGTTCTCGGGAGGCCACAAGACGGTGTGGGCAGTGGCCGTGATCGCGTCGCTGCTGACGGCCACGTACATGTTCCGGCTGGTGTTCCTCACGTTTCATGGCTCCCGAGCCACAGGCATGGGGAGCCATGATCCCGCCGTAGCGATGGGCGCAGTGAGTGCGAAGGCGGGCGGCCACGGCTCGCACCTCCACGACGCGCCGCCGGCGATGGCCATCGCGCTCGTCCTGCTCGCTGTCGGGTCCGTGGTGGCCGGGTACATCGGCAGCAGCAATCGCATCGAGGCCTTTCTCGAACCGAGTTTCGCGGTGCCGGGGATCGAGGCTGGCGCGCCACACGTTGCGGGGGCCGCAGGCCACGCCGAAGCCGCTCCTGTTCATGCGGCCGTAGGCTCCGCCGAAGCCTCCGAGGTTCGGGGAGGCGAAGGCGGAAAGGCGGGCGAAGGCGGGAAGACCGTCGAAACCGGGAACGCGGCAGAAGAGCAACGGACTGAACTGACACTGATGGCGTTCTCGAGCGGGATCGCGGCTGCGGGCATCGGCCTGGCGGCGTTCTTCTTTCTTCGACGGCGTGACGTGACGGACCGGATCGCCGCGAGGTTCGCCGGCCTCCACCGCTTGCTGCTCAATAAGTACTACATAGACGAGGCCTACGACGCGGTGATTGTGCAACCTATCTACCGGGTGTCGGAACGCGGCCTGTGGAAGATCGTGGATGCCGGCCTGATCGACGGCGCGGTCAACATGGCCGGCGAGTCGGTCAGCGGGTGGAGCGACGTGCTGCGACGGCTGCAGACGGGTTCGATTCGTGCCTATGCGCTCTCGATCTTCGTGGGCGTGGTCGTGATTCTCGGATACTACGTATGGCGATAG